In Candidatus Bathyarchaeia archaeon, the genomic stretch CCAAAAACCAGTGGTTTCTTCTTAAGCCTCTCACCAAACTCCAAATAGTTTTTAATATATTGTCCAAGCGGAATCGAAATAAAGTCCTGGATACTCATTACATTAATTTCATATTTACCCTGCTCTTCTGTAATGGCAAATGTTGTTTCTGTCTCAAGCGATGCACCATAAACTATGATCCCATGCTTCCAGTCATACCCCTGCTGTATAGGCACATAAGCCCTATAATCACGTCCACCATAAATGATTGCGCCAATTTCGACCCCTAGTGGATTATCTAGCTCCGGGTCACAATTTGGCAGCACTTTAAGAGATACTGTATAGCGGGCGTTCTCGCTTGCCGGTGGAATCTCCTTGCCATTCGCCCCCTTCTTCCCTTTCCACCATTTCCCAGAAAAGTTTATGCCCTCATCTGGGAGATCACAACCCATGCCCAGCCACCAAACTTTAGCATCCTTAATTAAAACATTAGAGAAAATTATTTCATTTGGACTTGTAATCACTTGATAGATGATGGGGTCATCTATTGGATTAACGTTTTGAAGGATCCCAAATATTCCCATCTCAGCATTTGCTGCGCGACAAACACCGTCAATATTACGGAGATAGGCTATGTCATCAGCAAGTATGGTTTCGCCTGGAAGCATAGCTGTTGATGTTTTACCGCAGGCGCTGGGAAAAGCTCCAGCAATGTATGTTTTTCGTCCTCCAGGACCATGCACACCCATTACCATAAAGTGCTCAGCAAGCCACCCTTCTCTATGGGCTTTACGTATAGCCAAACGCAACGCTAGCTTTTTAAAACCTATAGAGTTTCCAGCATATTGAGTATTAACGCTGTAGACAGTATTAGTCACATAATCGATGTAGATACGTTTCTTATCATGGTCTATACTTATCATCCTCTCATTTAATCTTCCAGAGGAGTGTAAAGTCTTAAAGAAATCAGTGTCTGGGTTCATATGGAGAAAAGTTTCATAACCTTTACGATAAAGCAAGCTTACTGAGTGAGCCACATACCATGAGTTAGTGCACTCAAGACATGGTATCGTAAAAATAGAGTTAGCTGGACCAAGTATTAATAAGCGTACAATCATAGTACGCCCTTCCATCGACCCCCTAAGTAAGCTAAATATCTCTCTTAATCCCTCATCTCGGTCGATTTGTTTTAGGGTAGGACTCAAATGATCTCCCTTTGGAACAAGAAGTTTTGTTGCCTCTCTGTCCCTTCCCTGATCATATGGACCGTCAAAATGGAAAGTATGCCCTGGTGTAGATAAAGCCGCGCTCTCCTCACCGCTGACGATAGCCATGTGCTTAATATATGCTATTTCATCCGGGGTATCGCTACAAACGAAAATTTCTTTTGGATTACAAAGTTCAGCGGCTTCAGCAATAAATTTATGGACAGTAGGGTTGGGTATAGCACGTAGTTTTTCATAGTTCTCCTGATCCATTCTCTTTCTCAATATATCAAGATACTCATTTTCTTGTTCCCGAATCATAGATGCCCCTCGATTCTCTTTAAGCCATTTAGGTAACATTTAGATCTTATGACTGCTAATATAGGCAATTTTCCATATAATTGCAGTTTACACGCTTATAAATTTTACTTAAATCGATAAATAGTTACGAAAAACGTAAAATATGAATTTCTAACCGTAACAAATTTTTCTCTATCCGAATGTATCAATTACTCCAATAAATTCAATATTAATAATATTCTGTAAGCTAATCCGCCCACGAGGATTGCAAATAAAATTTCAGTAATTGTAATTGCCAAAGCTTTTCTCCATCTAAACTCTTTCACGCATGATGCTATAGTTGCAATACAGGGGACATAAAGTATTACTACTAAGGTAAATGTGAACATTTGTATTGGTCTTAAAGCCGATTGAAAGTTTGTTGTCCCAAGTAATGTTTCAAGCAAAACCAATGTTAACTCTTTTCTTAAAACTCCAAAGATTAATAGTACACCAGATATCTCCGGCAAACCAAGCCAGCTAACAGTTACTGGACTTAAAATATACGAAATTGTTTCCAAGACGCCAGATATCTCCATGATCCTAATCAACATTCCGCTCACAATTACAAGTGGAAATGATATTTTGAGGAACTCTTCAAGTCTAAACCATGTCTGCTTAATAGCTGTTTTTAGGTGTGGAAGCCTGTAATCCGGCATCTCCATTATCAATGCTGTCGGCTCGCCTGGCAGTATCTTAAATGCCAACCTCCCGAGAATAAGGACAATCATTAAGTCTACTATATATAGTGTCAGCGCCCACCCTATTCCAAGATATGTTCCAACAAGTCCCATAATCACTACAGTTCTTGCGGCACACGGTATTAATGTGACAACAAATCCAGCTATAAGCCTTTCCCTCTCGGTCTCCATTATTCTACAACCCAAACAAGCTGGAACACTGCATCCATACCCAAGCATTAATGGGATAAAAGCCTTGCCATGTAAACCTATCTTATGCATTAATGTATCCATGAGAAATGCTATCCTAGCCAAATATCCAGAGTCTTCTAAGATATAAAGTATCAAATAAAATGGAATAATATATGGTAACGCTATAGTGATATTCGCTATAATCCCCTCAATGAGTCCACCCCAAATAATATCCTTAAGAGGGCCAAAACCGAGAATAGACTCAAACAAGGGCTCAAATCCATAAAGCAAATCACTAAGCACATTAGAAAGATAGCCACCAAAACCGAAAATTGTCAGAAGAACGCCAAAAACAACGAGAACCATTATTAGGTAACCCATGATTTTATGGGTTGTTATATTATGTATCCTTTCGCCTAATGAGGGCTTTATGCTTGGAAGAATTCTCTGAACCTCCCTCGCTATCCTGCCAGCCACTTCATAACGCTCGGAGGTTATTACTGTTGGACATGGATGCCCATGTATTCTCTCGATTTCCTCAGCTAAACTTCTAGCTAAATCCGGAATCTCCGGTTTTATCTCCCTTATTTCCTCCTCAATATACTCGTCCCCCTCAAGAAGTTTTATCGCAACCCATCTAATCGGATATTTAAGGCCGATATTTTTGAGGACACCCTCCAATCGTTGTATCCTTTCCTCGACTTCCTCACCATATCTTATTGTTATCTGATTTGAGAAGCCTTTTTCAATAGTTTCAATAGCCTTCTCAAGCAGCTCATGTAAACCTTTCCCCCTTATAGCAACTGTAGGAACAACCGGCACTTGCAGTATTTCCTCAAGTCTCTTATAATCTATCTTTATCCCTTTCCTTTCAGCCACATCAATTTGGTTTAACGCTATGATCAGCGGCGCTCCAAGCTCAATAAGTTGAAGTGTGAAAAAGAGATTTCTCTCGAGAATAGATGCGTCTACAACATTTATTACTAGATCGGGCTTCTCCATAATTATGTATTCTCTAGAGATAACCTCTTCAAGTGATAATGTTGATAGAGAGTATATGCCTGGCAAATCAATAACATCAATTGTATAGCCCTTGAAATGAAGGGTTCCCTCAGCCCTCTCAACAGTTTTCCCAGGCCAATTTCCAATATGCTGATGCAAACCAGTTAATTGATTAAATATCACAGATTTCCCAACATTTGCATTTCCAGCCAAAGCAATCCTAAGTTTTTTCCCACTCACCTACGTGCCTCCACAATAATCCTTTCAGCCATACCTCTGCCAAGCGCAAGCCTAAAACCTCTAACGTAGATTTCAATGGGACCATTAAAGGGCGCTGATTTAACTACTGCAATCTCCGTGCCAGGAGTTAGACCCATATCTATAAGCCTTTTATGAAAACCCTTCCCACAGCATCTTCCACGTCCAGAACCAGCCTCTATCGACACAATCACACCAGTTTCCCCCTCTTTTAGCGCCGTCAAGGGTACCCTCAATGCTTATCACCTTCAGGAAATTTATTCTTAACATTTTCTGATCATTATAAGTGAAGCAGTCTTGCAGCTTAGAGCTTGGGTTTTATCATTAACCTTAATGGTTATTGGGTCACCTGAGGGAGCTTTATCAATAACCGTAATGCTTCTCTTCGGCATTGCCCCAATTTTGGTAAGATACTGCAGAAATTCTTCATTTTCCTCAATTATTCTCGTAATAATTCCTTTTTCCCCAACATTGAATTTACTGAGGGGATATGTCTCTTCATCTACTATTTCCCCACTCTCATTTGGGATTGGATTCCCATGTGGGCAAGTCTTAGGATAACCAAGAACACACTCAATCTTTCTAGTAACCTCCCCATTTATCCAATGCTCAAGATTACACGCTATTCTATGAACCTTATCCCATCCGATCTCCAAAAAATCCATTAAGAGACATTCCAGGAGCCTGTGTTTTCTAATAACATTTAAGGCTATTTTACGCCCCTCCTCAGTTAATTTAACACCCCTATAGGGCACATGAATTACAAGTAAATTCTTTTCAAGTCTCTCAACAGTATTGGTTACTGTTCCTGGCGCAACATTTAGCATGGCAACTAAATCACTTGTTCGAGCAACACCATCACGTTCCTGAAGCCTATAAACAGCTTCAAGATATTCTTCAATTATATCAGAGATTTTCATCGATACCACTTTTTACGATTTTCCTCAAAAATATTTACGACTTATCGTATTTAAATTATTCTATCCCGCCAAAAGATAGGGGCAGATCAATCAAATATATTAGGGCGCCATAACCGCAACCTTAACTTGTTTAACGCCCTTCTTAGCCATTAATTCTTGAGACAATTTCCTTATATCCTTAACACTTCCATTAACCGCGATTATCTCTAGGCATTTATCCTCCTCTAAGTGTATATGTGTAGTGGAAGATATTATACTCCTAAATTTATGTTGAATACCCAGAATTTTTTCTAGAAGCTTTGGCTTATCTAAATAATACAAGATGAGTACGGCGCCAGCCACATGCTCTTCTTCCTCATGCGTCCACTTAAATTCGCTTATAAAGGCTCGCATAGCATCATGGACGGCTTTAGAACGATTCTCGTAACCTATGCTCTTCCAGACAAAATCAAACTCTTCAACAAGTTTTGGTGGCAACGATACGCTAAAGCGTACGATGCCAGATCTGCTCTCCATATAAACACCAAAAACTATTTTGGATCAGGATCTAGTTAAATTTAACCTTGGTTTTTGAGAGTTTTCGGTAAATTGAGAATGCTGTTAATCCGAAATAGTACGCTATTCCGAGGATCCCCACCCAAACACATAAACTGTAGATTTCTAATACAAGACTTGGATTGTATAGAGGGTTTATTATTATTGGATAGAAGGGTTTTATATCGCTATAAAGCGGTGCATCTAATAAAACATGAAACCCCGTCCCTGAGGTGCCTCCAAAAAGAAAGGATTTTAGGCTTAATCTGTCAGATGCTTCGAGCAGGAAAAACCTGTAAAGCAGATGTAAAAATCTTTCAAGCAGAAAAGCAAAATAGCCTAATATTAAGCCTGGCGGTAGAGCCAGTAAGAAAGTATGTAGATATCCATGTAAAGGATATTCGAGTCTAAAACAAATTACTAAAAGAGGCTCAACATCAAGAATAATATTTGCCAATAGAAATGTTGGAGCGTGAAGGTATCTCTTTAAGGGTAAACCTAGTCCTAACCCTAAACCCAAATGAAAAGGAGTAAAAGGCATAATCCGTCACCTTACCGCATAATATGTGGCTCATCATTTAAGCTTTCATTTTTAATACCCTCTTCTTGATTCTCTTCTATGGTGAATGAGAGTGGATTAAAGAATAAACTTTTAAGTTAGTGTTACATTATAAACTTTTAGTAACACATACTAAATGCAGCTAATTTAGTATTAACAGGTTGATGCATTGTGAGAGCGATTGAGCTAAGAGAAGTCTCAACAGTTTATGAGGGCGAGAGGAGACCAGCAATTAAAGATATTAATCTTACCATAGAAGTAGGTGAAATCGTTTATGTTATAGGTCCAAATGCTGCTGGAAAAACAACTCTTCTTGAAACAATAAATGGGTTGCTGCCGATCTCTAGGGGACAAGCCCTAGTTTTTAACATGGATGTACAGAAGAATGGATGGAAGATTAGACGGGAAATAGGCTATGTGCCGCAGGATTTCATAGCTGAGCTAGGGGAGCCATATACCGCTTTAGATGTCGTCTTAATGGGCCGATTTGGCAAGATTGGGGTTATAAATAAACCTACTAGGGAGGATAAAACGAGGGCGATTGAATCCATGAGACTCTTAGGCATTGAGGACTTAGCTAATAAACCTATCGGAAAGCTTTCTGGTGGACAACAACAAAAGGTCATGATTGCTAGAGCCTTAGCTAAGGAGCCGAAGATTCTTTTAATGGATGAGCCCTTCAGCAATTTAGATTCCGAATCTAGAGGAAGGGTTTTAGAGATCATTAATTGTTTAAATAAAGAGCGGAATGTAACTGTTATGATAGTTACGCATGATTTAAGGCAGATTTTAAATTCAAGCCATAGAATAATAGTCATGAATAATGGTAAAATAATTGCTGACGGTGATTTTAAAAGCGTATTTAATGTTGCTAAGGAGATTCTTCCCCACAAATTTAGGTGAGAAGCGCTTATGATGTGGCTTCAATATGCAATCTTCCAGAGGGCAATAATAGGATGTATAGTAACTGGATTACTCATGGGGCTTATAAGCACATTTGTTGTGAGAATGAGACTTACAGCGATAGGATATTCAATGTCACATAGCGCATTTGCTGGGGCAGCATTAGGCGTAGCCCTTTCAATGAACCCATTAATTACAGCAATGGTTTTCTCGGCTGTGACGGCATTACTTATAGGTCCAGCTGCGGATAAAGCCAGATTACCCATTGACACCATAACTAGTATAGCATTCTCGCTTAACATGGCTTTAGCATTCATCTTCTTAACACTCTCACCTCAAGTTGGCTTATCAAGCGAAGTTGCAAGCATTATATGGGGGAGCATAGTTGCTATAACTAATAATGATCTAATATATCTAGAGATACTGTTCCTTACAACCCTGACCCTAATATACCTCTTCTGGAAAGAGCTTTTCGCAATAATGTTTGATAGAAGGATGGCTGAAGCCGATGGAATAAATACAAAACCCTTCATTTACTCCATAATTTTCATTATTGGGATAGTTGTGGCACTCTCACTAAAACTTATTGGTGGAATACTTGTCTACTCACTTCTATTTAACCCAGCCTCCTCAACCTTACAGTTTTTACATGATATGAAAAAAGTGGTAATTTTATCGCCGATTATTGGAATGCTATCATGCGTATCTGGTTTTCTCATGTCCCTTATATTTGATGTGCCCGTTGGCGCATGCATAGCCTTAATCTCAACCCTAATATTTGCTATTTCGGTTGCTCTCTCACCAAAAAGGAGGAGGGTGATAGTATGAGTAACAAAGTATCTAAGATATTTCTGGCGTTACTCCTAGCATTGACTTCTTCAACCATTGGGTTACATATTAAGCCATCCCTAGCGGAGGAGAAGCCAGTAATTGTGTGCACAACAAATGTCTTAGGCTCAATAGTTAAGGATTTCATGGGGGAGAATGCTTCTATAACTGTTCTCGTGAACCCAAGCCTATGCCCAGCCGACTATGATATGAAACCAGGGGACATTTATGCCCTCAGTATAGCAAAAATATTCTTTTATCATGATATACCCGGGGAGAAACCTTGGCTAGAGAAGTTAATAAATGCTTCCGGAAACGAAAACCTCAAGAAAATTAGGGTTCCAGGAACGTATAATACTCCTGAGGGCGCCAAAAACTGTATAAGAGTAATTGGTGGAAATCTAAGTGAAATCCTATCGATTGACTTAAGTAATAAAATAGAGGAAATGCTAGCTGAAATAGATAGAGTTACAAATGAAATACGTAACAAGGCTCAATCCCTAGGAGTTAGCAGTATTAATGTGATATGTATGAAATGGCAGAAGACTTTCGTCGAATGGGTTGGCTTTAGAGTTATTGCCACCTTTGATCCGCCTGAAACCCTCTCGGTGAGCGATATAGAAAACCTGGTTAATGCAGCACGCAACAATAATGTTGCACTGATAATTGATAATCTTCAGGTTAGCACAGAGTTCGGCGCCTCAATAGCCTCAGAAACTGGAGCAGTACATGTTATTCTAACAAACTTTCCAGGAGCTATACCTGAAACTGAGAATTTAGCGGAAATGTTCCGCTATAATGCTGAACGCCTCTTTGATGGACTAATGAGGTGGAGGATTATAAGGGAAACAGAAACCCTTAAAGCTGAGAATGAGAACCTAAAAAACCAAGTAACAATATATCAAGGCCTCTTTGTAGCTATGGCGGTGCTGGCCATAGCGGAGTCCATAATATTAATTGTAAGGAGAAAAACTTTTTAAGCCGATTTTGATAGCGCTCTCTTCCCACAAAATTTTTATGTTTATTTAATCCTACCTTCTTTCCTAATATTAGTGGTGATACCGCTGGAAATCAACATAAAACCTACTAGGAGAGTTATTATTTTAGGCTTAGACCGAAGGGAACTGGAGAACCTTGGCTTCTGCGCCATAACATTTGGCGCAAGCCGACTCTTCTGGGTTAATGGCTATGTACTCTGCCTAGAAGTTTATGAAAAGTCTCTTGAATGTGAGATTGAGGGGGGCGAATTCTATATAAGTCATCTATGTTATGCGCCCCTCCCAAAATATAACAAAATTTTAGAGGTTGAGAGAGGCACCCAGATACCGATAGTAAATGCTTCAGACATGCAAATTTATAGAGAAATAATTAACGCTATATTAAAATTTGAACTTGAGAAAGAAGCCCGAGAATAATTTTCTGTAAATGTTCAAGCTACTCAATAAATCAAAAGGTTTTCATCCCACATTTTTATTAATTTGTCACATTCACTTTTAACGTCCTTTTTTCGGCTCTTTTCCCTTAATTTTCTCAGGAATTCTATGCGTTTTTCGAATGATTTGAGTTCAATTATGCCTTCATGAGGGTACAGCCCTTCGGTTTGCATCTGCATGTAATATGCCTCCTGTATGAATCTACCAGCAGCATCAATCGGATTTTCAACAGCATATTTATTCGCCCATATAGTTGCCTCAGAAACCCTTAGCTGCGTTAAACCATCAATCTCCTTTATACAACGAATATAAGTTCTTAAAAAATCATAGTAACCAGCTGTTTTAACGAGCATAATAGCCCGGCGAACTTTTTCTTTAAAATCCCGACTTCCTTCGATTTTCAGGCGGCGACCTCTGATAAAGCTGCTCATCCCCTTCAGCTCCATTAATCCATCTTGATAATGAAAGTGAGATATTATCCAGATTTACGTATAATGATTATAGGCACGATTATCATTAGCAAAGCTATAATCAACGATACTAATACGAGTATTAATGTAGCTGAGCCAGTTATATCATTCCATGCAAAAACTAGGGATAAAAAGATTAGTACTAATAGGGTGTATCCCATATTCATTATTGACCTAAGTATTGTTTCAGAGCTCATTACTTATTCTCTTCTATAATAGATCGGGACATACTTAAATATAAAACAATTATTCTTTCAAGATCAATCTTATATTATTTATCCAAAATTGTTATCTGGTGAAAAAGGCTTTAGAGATAAAGAAGAGATTATATGTGAAATGCGAATTATTAACAGTTCTTAGTGCTTAGCCAAAAACAAAAATAAATAAGAGGGGAAATTTAGTGTTTTATTCCTTATGCTGTTTTCTTTCTCGAGCCTATAAACCATCCTGCCGCCACACCAACAATCAGCGCCACTATACCCGCGCCAGCAACACTAGCGATATCCATTGTAGGAACTTCTCTCGTCACAGTTGTAGCAGTCGTCACAGTTGTAGCAGTCGTCACAGTTGTAGCAGTCGTCACAGTTGTAGCAGTCGTCACAGTTGCGGTTTTAGTTACTGTTCGCATGGGCAGGTACTTCGCTAATCGTAAGAGTTGTGGAGGTACTTCAATAATAGAGAGGAACTCTACAATGTCAAAAATGCCTTCTTGGACCTCTGGCGGCAGTAATTCCCATGGTAGTTTAATAGGTCCTGTAGGCGGCCATTGCGGTCTTGTTGGCGGTTGTATTAATCCAAATGCAATCCAATAATTTGTTGGATAGATCCATGAAATAAATACTGCGCTTGATCTATCATAGTATGGAAATCTTGATCCAGCTATTTCAAACCAGCTTACCGGCTCGCCTAGATAATCGAATATATTTATCTCCTTTATATTGAAGTGGAAGGCTCTTCTAACTGCCCATAAAGAGACTGTCGGCAAGTAGTAATTATACCACCACGTTACCTTGGCTATCGCATCCATCCATTTATCGGTGCCAGGTACAGCTGATACTACGATCTCACGCTCATAATTTGGACATACATATATGGTTGTTCCATTAGGTAATGGAACAGGCCATGTCCAATTAAGCATTACTGCGGTGGGAGCCACACCATAGAGCATTCCCCACAAACCATCCGGCAACATACATAATGATTCATAGCCCGAGGCAGACCAAGTAACCAGAACATCATAATCTCCCGCTCCCACCCTTGTCCAGTAAACGGAGAGATCCACAACAACTAATTCGCCCTTAATACCATGCGTCTCCAATTGTGAAATAATATTTAGTCCTAGCGCCTGCCAGATTACACCATATGCCGTAGTTATTAAGAACTCGATTTTGACTTCTCGCCCGTCGGGTGTACGCCAATAGCCATCACTACCCCTATAGAACCCAGCTCTCTCTAGTAAATTATATGCCTCTGTTGGATTGTATGTCCAATTACGCAAGTTTTCAACTATCCAATCTGGGAAGAACACGGTACTCGATATGGATGTTGGATAATCGGTATATGGCACACATAGTGGCGGATGGGCATTAGCAGATTCTACTCTATCTATTAGCATCGCTAATGCCTGCCTAAACTCTGTAATATTATATGGATATCTATTAATATTGAATACTAGACCGTGAACCTCAAAGTTCCATGCATAAATAACCTTTATATCCTCAGATTCCTCCTGTATCATCGCAATCATTTCAACTGGGAACCCAGGCATACCGATTAGATCATTGCCTTGAATAATTTCGCTTATTAAAGCTTCCTCTGAACCTACAAAGGTATAGCGTATCTCATCCCATGGGATTTCATTGGCATATCTCCAGCCAGGATTCTTTCTTAGAATCATTCCCGCAGGAGTTAAAGTAGTGGCATCTAGCCAGAAGGGGCCATTACACCATGGTGCATCTACTTGAACTGCTCTAATCTCATCTTGTAATTGTGTTAGATCAAATACTTCAGGAACCTTATCGGCAGGTATATCTTTAACCATTTCAGCATATCGCCCGAATACTTCATAGGGTGATGTGATCTGCAGATGCCAGCCAAATATCGAGAAGACGGAGTAGTAATAAAAGAACGATGTATAATTATAGAATTCTTTCCTTTCAGGATTATCCGCATACGGACTCTCTAAAACCCATGATCGATACACCTTGCTGAAATAGAATCTTACCGTAAAATCGTCAACGATTTCGACCTCTTCTAAATACGGAACATAATTCCTCATAATCTTCCAGTAAATGGTATAATGGGTCCAAACATCTCTAGCATCCACAGGCCTAACTAATTCCCCTCCATGAACCCAGTAAATATCTCCCCAAAGTTCTATTTCAGCATACATTTCCTCAGGATTAAATGTTGCTTTCTTAGCTAGAGCAGGAATGTAAATCTGCTTATTTGTCACAAAATAGAATAATGGTGTTACTGTAAGATATCCCCACATCCACTCTATTAACAAAATGTTGCCAGAGGCCCATGGATTAAAGCTGACGACGTATGGGAGAGTATATATTATTGTTCTACGCAGTATTTTTGGTTCTTGAGCCATAATCTTGCTTGAAGCCGATGTTAGGAGGAAAGATGCTAGCAAAATTATTACTACCATAATTGACAGTAACCTAGAGTTTCTCATACCTTATAACTTCCCCCTAATCTTTTAGATTAAAGATA encodes the following:
- a CDS encoding metal ABC transporter substrate-binding protein — translated: MSNKVSKIFLALLLALTSSTIGLHIKPSLAEEKPVIVCTTNVLGSIVKDFMGENASITVLVNPSLCPADYDMKPGDIYALSIAKIFFYHDIPGEKPWLEKLINASGNENLKKIRVPGTYNTPEGAKNCIRVIGGNLSEILSIDLSNKIEEMLAEIDRVTNEIRNKAQSLGVSSINVICMKWQKTFVEWVGFRVIATFDPPETLSVSDIENLVNAARNNNVALIIDNLQVSTEFGASIASETGAVHVILTNFPGAIPETENLAEMFRYNAERLFDGLMRWRIIRETETLKAENENLKNQVTIYQGLFVAMAVLAIAESIILIVRRKTF
- a CDS encoding phosphoenolpyruvate carboxykinase (GTP), with translation MIREQENEYLDILRKRMDQENYEKLRAIPNPTVHKFIAEAAELCNPKEIFVCSDTPDEIAYIKHMAIVSGEESAALSTPGHTFHFDGPYDQGRDREATKLLVPKGDHLSPTLKQIDRDEGLREIFSLLRGSMEGRTMIVRLLILGPANSIFTIPCLECTNSWYVAHSVSLLYRKGYETFLHMNPDTDFFKTLHSSGRLNERMISIDHDKKRIYIDYVTNTVYSVNTQYAGNSIGFKKLALRLAIRKAHREGWLAEHFMVMGVHGPGGRKTYIAGAFPSACGKTSTAMLPGETILADDIAYLRNIDGVCRAANAEMGIFGILQNVNPIDDPIIYQVITSPNEIIFSNVLIKDAKVWWLGMGCDLPDEGINFSGKWWKGKKGANGKEIPPASENARYTVSLKVLPNCDPELDNPLGVEIGAIIYGGRDYRAYVPIQQGYDWKHGIIVYGASLETETTFAITEEQGKYEINVMSIQDFISIPLGQYIKNYLEFGERLKKKPLVFGANYFLRDLRTGEFLNSRRDKHVWIKWVELRVHDDVGALKAPTGLIPKYEDLASLFKQVLNREYTREEYIRQFTIRVPENLRKIERVKDFWVKIPDAPDKIFQVLNEQAKRLIEFRREFGDYISPENFEEE
- a CDS encoding metal-dependent transcriptional regulator — its product is MKISDIIEEYLEAVYRLQERDGVARTSDLVAMLNVAPGTVTNTVERLEKNLLVIHVPYRGVKLTEEGRKIALNVIRKHRLLECLLMDFLEIGWDKVHRIACNLEHWINGEVTRKIECVLGYPKTCPHGNPIPNESGEIVDEETYPLSKFNVGEKGIITRIIEENEEFLQYLTKIGAMPKRSITVIDKAPSGDPITIKVNDKTQALSCKTASLIMIRKC
- a CDS encoding ABC transporter ATP-binding protein, producing the protein MRAIELREVSTVYEGERRPAIKDINLTIEVGEIVYVIGPNAAGKTTLLETINGLLPISRGQALVFNMDVQKNGWKIRREIGYVPQDFIAELGEPYTALDVVLMGRFGKIGVINKPTREDKTRAIESMRLLGIEDLANKPIGKLSGGQQQKVMIARALAKEPKILLMDEPFSNLDSESRGRVLEIINCLNKERNVTVMIVTHDLRQILNSSHRIIVMNNGKIIADGDFKSVFNVAKEILPHKFR
- the feoB gene encoding ferrous iron transport protein B: MSGKKLRIALAGNANVGKSVIFNQLTGLHQHIGNWPGKTVERAEGTLHFKGYTIDVIDLPGIYSLSTLSLEEVISREYIIMEKPDLVINVVDASILERNLFFTLQLIELGAPLIIALNQIDVAERKGIKIDYKRLEEILQVPVVPTVAIRGKGLHELLEKAIETIEKGFSNQITIRYGEEVEERIQRLEGVLKNIGLKYPIRWVAIKLLEGDEYIEEEIREIKPEIPDLARSLAEEIERIHGHPCPTVITSERYEVAGRIAREVQRILPSIKPSLGERIHNITTHKIMGYLIMVLVVFGVLLTIFGFGGYLSNVLSDLLYGFEPLFESILGFGPLKDIIWGGLIEGIIANITIALPYIIPFYLILYILEDSGYLARIAFLMDTLMHKIGLHGKAFIPLMLGYGCSVPACLGCRIMETERERLIAGFVVTLIPCAARTVVIMGLVGTYLGIGWALTLYIVDLMIVLILGRLAFKILPGEPTALIMEMPDYRLPHLKTAIKQTWFRLEEFLKISFPLVIVSGMLIRIMEISGVLETISYILSPVTVSWLGLPEISGVLLIFGVLRKELTLVLLETLLGTTNFQSALRPIQMFTFTLVVILYVPCIATIASCVKEFRWRKALAITITEILFAILVGGLAYRILLILNLLE
- a CDS encoding FeoA family protein; protein product: MRVPLTALKEGETGVIVSIEAGSGRGRCCGKGFHKRLIDMGLTPGTEIAVVKSAPFNGPIEIYVRGFRLALGRGMAERIIVEARR
- a CDS encoding hydrolase; this encodes MPFTPFHLGLGLGLGLPLKRYLHAPTFLLANIILDVEPLLVICFRLEYPLHGYLHTFLLALPPGLILGYFAFLLERFLHLLYRFFLLEASDRLSLKSFLFGGTSGTGFHVLLDAPLYSDIKPFYPIIINPLYNPSLVLEIYSLCVWVGILGIAYYFGLTAFSIYRKLSKTKVKFN
- the nikR gene encoding nickel-responsive transcriptional regulator NikR, which gives rise to MESRSGIVRFSVSLPPKLVEEFDFVWKSIGYENRSKAVHDAMRAFISEFKWTHEEEEHVAGAVLILYYLDKPKLLEKILGIQHKFRSIISSTTHIHLEEDKCLEIIAVNGSVKDIRKLSQELMAKKGVKQVKVAVMAP
- a CDS encoding metal ABC transporter permease → MMWLQYAIFQRAIIGCIVTGLLMGLISTFVVRMRLTAIGYSMSHSAFAGAALGVALSMNPLITAMVFSAVTALLIGPAADKARLPIDTITSIAFSLNMALAFIFLTLSPQVGLSSEVASIIWGSIVAITNNDLIYLEILFLTTLTLIYLFWKELFAIMFDRRMAEADGINTKPFIYSIIFIIGIVVALSLKLIGGILVYSLLFNPASSTLQFLHDMKKVVILSPIIGMLSCVSGFLMSLIFDVPVGACIALISTLIFAISVALSPKRRRVIV